Genomic segment of Geminocystis herdmanii PCC 6308:
AAATTGCCATAGTCCATTGTATTCATTACTTTTTCTGTAACAAAATAACCCTCTTTTTCGATTAATATTTTTATTTGTTCGTAAGTTTTTCCCTTATCATGATTCAATAAATTTTTAACATTTTCTAAAAAAATTATTCTAGGCTTTTTGATTTTTATAATATTGATAATATAGAAAATTAAATCTCCTCTACCTATATCTTGAAAACCTTGTCGATACCCTGCAATAGAAAAAGATTGACAGGGAAATCCCCCACATAAAATATCATGAGATGGTATTTGATAAGGATTTTGCTTTGTTATATCATGATTGAATAAAATATTATCCATTTCATCAAAAAGAATAGGATTATCTTTATAAAAATTATATTTATAGGTTTGACGTGCTTTTTCATCTATTTCACTGACAAAAACACAATTAAAACCCTGATTTTTTAGGGCATAATGAAAACCTCCTATTCCTGCAAAAAGATCAATAAATTTGATTTCTTGAGTTTTATTAATATTCACTATTAGAGAATTTATACCTAACTTATTGTTTGGTATTTCCTGAGTTATTGTAGTTTCTAAATCTTTAATTAACATCATATATTTTACTATTATTCAACTTAAATAAGAATGATCTAAAGAACTTTTTGTTTGATAACATCCCAATTTTCTTTATAGGTATAAATATCTTCTAATTTTATATTTACACAATGGTTATCATCCAATCTATCAGCCCAATCCATCGGAATAATATAACATATTCCCACTTGCTTATCCACCGCCACAAAAATGTCACAATCTTGAGATGTAATTCTTTTTCCTCTATTTCTTTCATTTGTATAATCTATTCCTTGCCCTCCTCTATCTCTGTCTTTAAAACTAATATTATTTCCTGTGCTAATTCCTTTTATTTGAACTCTTAAAAGTTTATTATTATAATCTATAATTGCATCATATCTGCTACTTCTAACATCTACACTACTACAATTAAATCCTGCTAAAATTGCCCTAGCTACAAAAATAAATTCAGCACTATCTCCAGCATTAGAAGTCATTATTCCACTATCAATATTATTGATATTAACTTTAAAACCATTAGTTACTGCTATATACAAACATTTTTCTAAAATATTTTTAAATTCTGTTTTGATAAACTTGAATTTTTGTTTCTTATCTTCAGAAATCATTTTTTCTATTTCCTGAATATTAATTTCCGTTAATTTTTTCAAATCAATATCTTCTGCAATTTCAGAAAAAAAAGTTAAAGTGTAAAATTTTTTTAACTCAGATTTTGGTATTTTATATTTTTCTGCAATATCTCCTATAGCTCTTTTTACATAATTGTTATCAATAAGTTCTTTAATTAAATCAATATCATTCATAATATTTATATAATTTTTTTAAGGTTTATTAATTTATTATATTATTCTATAATAATTTACATAAAAAAATCAATCCTGTTTTGTTTCTTCATCTAAAATAGCCTCAACATTATTGTAAATATCTTCGGCTTCTGCCGATGAATTGCCAATACTGGTTAAGCCAACTTTACCAAATTCTGATAAAGCGCCCATTAGATGAAATACTGTTCCCGTTTTGGTGCTACTATCAAAATGTAAATGATGTTTAGCAATAATATCCATTAAATCGTAAGGTAATAATCCATGATATTGGGGTTTTTGTAAATTGTCGGAAGCGATATAATATTTTATCTTTTCTTCGGGGCTATAAAATAAACCATCTTCACAATTATAGTTGCCATTGGTTAAAAATTTTAACGTCATAAATGGGTGAGTTGTGCCTCCTTTTCTGAGGTTAATTTCTATGGCATATAATAACCATTTATTATTCTCTTTTATCGCTAAAAAATCGGCAGAATATCTCTCCATTGCTCCTTTTTTTGCTAATGCTAACCCTATTTTTAAACCTAATTCTTGCAGTTGTAAACGATAATCTTCTAAGGCGGGAAAACTGCAACCTAGATAAATTTGTCCGTCTTCTCCTCCTAAAATTTGATCATGGGTAGAAATTATTTCGACTTTTCCACTAGGGGTTATATAGCCTTGCATACTAGGGGAAAATTTGATTTCTCCTTCAATAAATTCCTCGACAATAACTCCTAATTCGGGGATTCGATCGCAAAAAGTTACCCATGTATCTCCTACTCCTTGCACTTTTGCTTCGTGAATAATTTGACTAACTAAATTGAGTTGTTTTTCTAAACTTAAATCAACAGAAAATAAGCCCGAAATTCCACTAACATCTAAAACAGCATTTCCTTCTCCTGAAAAACCTTCATTGAGTTTAATTACTACTTTTTTTAAATAGGGTTTTCTGGTTAATAATAAGGTAGTTTCTCTAATTAAATCATCGATATTATAAACTAATGGACTGCCATCGGGATGAAGAATATTGCAGTCAGCAAAAATTTCTCTACTGCCTCCTTTCGAGCCCCAATACAATAATTCTGGGCTAGAAGCCAACAAAGGAATATCTAATTTTACTGATAATTCTTGTTCTAAAACGGTAGAATTAAAACATACCATATAACTCTTATTTGGTCGTAAAAAGTTTTTAATTTTCTTAATTAAACGTGGTCTTTCTAATATCTTTTGTGTTAATGCTTTTTGGGAAGAATCATAGGTTGTTAATAATAATAATCGCTCTCTGGCATGGGAAAAAGGTATGCCAGGTAATAGTTGTAAATAGTAGTCAATAATAATAGGTGAAAGGGGTTGAGCCGTGACATAAATTAGACGAGTATGAGGATTTCTTAAACGAATTAAGGAAAATAATAGTCTTTCTTCATAATGTAAAAAACCAACAACTTTTTTGCCTACTTCTTGATCTATACTAAAGGAGGGAATTACTAAAATATCTTGATCATCTTCTTCTAATATATCTCCTTGTTGCCAATAATTTCTTAATTGATTTTGTAACGATCGAAAATGCTCTTTATCTTCAAGGGTAATAGCCATATTTTTTACCTTAATACTTTATTCTAATATAGGAGTCGATCGAGCTTAAAATCGATAATATTTACAATTTTTATCATTTTTTAATAATATTTACCACAAAATGAGTCTCTTATCAGTTACGATCTAAAATAGACATCAAAAATAATCTTAACGAATAACTTGTTAAATAAAACATTAAATTTTCTTAGTCAATATACTGAAAATCTAGTTTTTTTTTAGAGACAGAAGGCAAAAAAAATTAAGGGAAATTGCCATTTTAAATTATGAAGATAAAGTTATTTATAATGGTTTTATGAAAGAGCATTATTATAAGAAAAATATCAAAATTAATTTAAAATCTTTAGGGATAATTGTTGCAGAAATTAACGAAATTTTGAGGAATAAAACTATTATATGTCATCAGTCTCTAAGCACGATCGAAATCTTCAGAAACTAGAAAACAAATCATTCAAAAATCACTAAATTATCTCGGTGAATAACAGTTTCTACGCCAAAATAGCCCAAAATACTAGCAATATCTCCCGATTTTTGCCCTTTAATTTTAGTTAATTCTTCACTGCTATAATTTACGATGCCTTTACCTATTTCTTGCCCTTGTTGATTGACTAATTCCACAGCTTCATTGGCGCCAAACTCTCCTTCAAGATGGGTGACTCCAGCCGGTAATAAAGACTTGCCTTGATGACATAAGGCTTTGACGGCGCCATCGTCTAGGTAAATTTTGCCCATAGCAACTAAGCCGTTGGCAATCCATCTTTTTCGTGCGTTGTCGGTTTTCGGTTGGGCAGTAAACTTAGTACCGATCGAATCTCCTGCTAAAATCTTAGGTATGTTATCAGGATTTTTGCCGTTAGTAATTACTGTTGTCACTCCTGCACTAGAGGCGATGCGTGCCGCTCGTAATTTCGTAATCATTCCCCCCGTACCCCAACCACTTCCACTATTAGTAACATCAACTTGTAACTGTTTAAATTCTTCACTATTAACCAAATCAATGGGGGTTGCTGATGGTACAATACGAGGATCAGCAGAATACAACTTATCGACATCCGTGAGTAAAAACAACCAATCAGCGTTAACTAAATTGGCAACTAAAGCGGATAAAGTGTCGTTATCACCGAATTTTAATTCTTCTGTGGCGACAGTGTCATTTTCGTTGACAATGGGAATTACCCCTAAATCTAATAAAGCGTTAAAGGTATTACTAGCATTAACATAACAACTCCTATCCACCAAATCTCTGCGGGTGAGGAGAATTTGAGCTATAGGTTGTCCTAAATGACTAAACAAATCATCATAGACTCTAATCAATCTTCCTTGCCCTACGGCGGCGATAGCTTGTTTTAGGTTAATATTCTTAGGTCGATCGATCATATTTAATCTAGCACAACCGACTCCCACAGCACCAGAAGAAACTAAAATAACTTGATAACCGTTTCGACGTAAGCTGGTTAAAGTTTCTACTAAAGAAGCGATGGTAGAAAGGGCTAAATTTCCTGATTCTGGGCGAGTTAAGCTAGATGTACCGATTTTGATAACGATGGTTTGTGCCATAGGGGGTTAGAAGTTATTTAATAGAAATTAGAAGTGAGAGTTATCCATAAATTAAATTTTTAGACAGTGAAATCATTGTAGAGGCGTAAAATTTATAGCATCTACGGGCATTTTTTGACATGAGGTATCTAATAATTGATTGACTATTCATCGATGAAAATTTGACCAATGAGAGAATTAAAGTCATAATTATTGACAAACTTTAATAAAATTTTGTTTAAGTTAACATTTATCAAAAAAAGATCAATTGAATGCACATTGCTTGGCTAGGAAAAAAATCTCCCTTTTGTGGCAACGTAACTTATAGCAGAGAAATTACAAACGCTCTGTTAGATAGGGGTTATCAAGTTAGTTTTCTTCACTTTAGCCAAGAAAATGAAGAATCTAGCCCAGAAAATTATTTA
This window contains:
- the dcm gene encoding DNA (cytosine-5-)-methyltransferase, whose product is MMLIKDLETTITQEIPNNKLGINSLIVNINKTQEIKFIDLFAGIGGFHYALKNQGFNCVFVSEIDEKARQTYKYNFYKDNPILFDEMDNILFNHDITKQNPYQIPSHDILCGGFPCQSFSIAGYRQGFQDIGRGDLIFYIINIIKIKKPRIIFLENVKNLLNHDKGKTYEQIKILIEKEGYFVTEKVMNTMDYGNLPQNRERLYILAFKEEKDFNKFQFPKPIKLTKTLESILEKREIDDYFYYNDKPLFSKLKNDVIKYNTVYQWRRKYVRENKSGVCPTLTANMGTGGHNVPIIKDNKGIRKLTPKECLRLQGFPADFSFPAENIVSRSHQYKQIGNSVSIPVIESIAKQIKIALLN
- a CDS encoding group I intron-associated PD-(D/E)XK endonuclease yields the protein MNDIDLIKELIDNNYVKRAIGDIAEKYKIPKSELKKFYTLTFFSEIAEDIDLKKLTEINIQEIEKMISEDKKQKFKFIKTEFKNILEKCLYIAVTNGFKVNINNIDSGIMTSNAGDSAEFIFVARAILAGFNCSSVDVRSSRYDAIIDYNNKLLRVQIKGISTGNNISFKDRDRGGQGIDYTNERNRGKRITSQDCDIFVAVDKQVGICYIIPMDWADRLDDNHCVNIKLEDIYTYKENWDVIKQKVL
- a CDS encoding peptide ligase PGM1-related protein, whose protein sequence is MAITLEDKEHFRSLQNQLRNYWQQGDILEEDDQDILVIPSFSIDQEVGKKVVGFLHYEERLLFSLIRLRNPHTRLIYVTAQPLSPIIIDYYLQLLPGIPFSHARERLLLLTTYDSSQKALTQKILERPRLIKKIKNFLRPNKSYMVCFNSTVLEQELSVKLDIPLLASSPELLYWGSKGGSREIFADCNILHPDGSPLVYNIDDLIRETTLLLTRKPYLKKVVIKLNEGFSGEGNAVLDVSGISGLFSVDLSLEKQLNLVSQIIHEAKVQGVGDTWVTFCDRIPELGVIVEEFIEGEIKFSPSMQGYITPSGKVEIISTHDQILGGEDGQIYLGCSFPALEDYRLQLQELGLKIGLALAKKGAMERYSADFLAIKENNKWLLYAIEINLRKGGTTHPFMTLKFLTNGNYNCEDGLFYSPEEKIKYYIASDNLQKPQYHGLLPYDLMDIIAKHHLHFDSSTKTGTVFHLMGALSEFGKVGLTSIGNSSAEAEDIYNNVEAILDEETKQD
- the proB gene encoding glutamate 5-kinase; the protein is MAQTIVIKIGTSSLTRPESGNLALSTIASLVETLTSLRRNGYQVILVSSGAVGVGCARLNMIDRPKNINLKQAIAAVGQGRLIRVYDDLFSHLGQPIAQILLTRRDLVDRSCYVNASNTFNALLDLGVIPIVNENDTVATEELKFGDNDTLSALVANLVNADWLFLLTDVDKLYSADPRIVPSATPIDLVNSEEFKQLQVDVTNSGSGWGTGGMITKLRAARIASSAGVTTVITNGKNPDNIPKILAGDSIGTKFTAQPKTDNARKRWIANGLVAMGKIYLDDGAVKALCHQGKSLLPAGVTHLEGEFGANEAVELVNQQGQEIGKGIVNYSSEELTKIKGQKSGDIASILGYFGVETVIHRDNLVIFE